The following is a genomic window from Bos taurus isolate L1 Dominette 01449 registration number 42190680 breed Hereford chromosome 11, ARS-UCD2.0, whole genome shotgun sequence.
GTCCCCTCGCACGTAGCGCGCGGCCTGCAGCCCGGGATCCCACTCCACTGCCGGTCCTCTCCCGCAACTCACCAGGGTGCAGACCCACCTAGCGAGGCCCGCTTCCGCCCTGCGGAGCTCTCCTCAGGCCTCGCCCCATCCAGACAACTTCCTTGGTTCAGGGTCTCCCCGACCGGAACACTTCTTAAGCCCAAGTCCCGCCCCTTCCGGTTCAGAGCCGGAAGTGCCTTGGACTTTCGCCTTTCAACCTTCCGGCCTCGTTAAGTATCTCAGACCTATTTTGCTCTGGAGTCTTATTTGTAAGAGTAGCTACGTCAGCACGTTTCGGCGTGAGACGGTGATATTCCGTCGAGTTAGAACAGCTTCCGGCGGGGTCTGGATGTTGATGTCCTGTATCTGATGCCTTGTTGCGGTCGAAAGTAAGCGAGCTCCAGAGGAGTGCGGAGAAATTCAAGTCTTTCCTGCTGTAACTTCATCAGCCCGCCAAGATGGCGATGCAAGCGGCCAAGAGGGCGAACGTGAGTGTTGGGGACTTCTGCCGAGGAAGGGGACTTGGCTGCTGGCGTGACCAGAGAGCATTCTTGGCCCTCCTTTGTCCCTTCGGGGGGAAGGATCAAAAGTTATCTGTCAGAGGGGAGATTTCATCCTGGCCCCGACCTTAGGAATGTGCTCCTTGAGTCATATTTCCGTCACTGTTGCTTTTGAGTCTGTTATCTTACTGTCAGTGATAGTGTTAACAGCCTAAGTTGCTTCACGTGTACCCGGAATCTGGCATCGGGATCTTCTCCTCGGCCTAAAAGTCAGTAGCGCAGTTGAACCCCCCAATAAATCACTTAGGCTTTCCAGCTGGAACCTGGAAGTATCTTCAGATTATGGAATTTTTGGATCCTTCATTAATGTTTTCAAAGATATTTTTTGAGCACCTTAGTATGTTCCAGACTTGAGGGAGGATCCAATAAGTCActcatatttattgaacacttactgtgtgccagacactagTCTTAAGTACTGGAGATAcaataatgaattaaaaaaaaagacctgctGCTTACATTGTAATATTAGGGAGTGGGGTGTTATGGAAACCTAAGAAAAATTGTCTCGAGAGAGTGGTCAGCTTTAAGCTTCTGAGAGGTATACTAAGGTGAAGACATAATTGAATATGGTTAGGTGAAGATTTTTGGTAACTTCGATAATAATCATTTCAGTGGATAAACGTGGAATACGGTGGGATGAAAAAAAGGTAGAAATTGAGAAAATGGAGATAGCTTTTCCACAAGTTTTCATGTATGTACATAGACGTTGGATGACagttaactttattttaaagatgTGTGATATAAGGTGTATTTGTATGCCAATGTTGCAGGAGAAAGATAGGTTAAATTCAGTAGTTTGGGGTAGGTGAGGGGTTATCATAGCAATGAGAGGGAAAGTGGATGAATGTGGATAAATGAAGATTGAATATAAGACATTTACCATTTGGTTATATCTGTTTTCTCTAATAAGCAAGAGCCAAGGTTGTCATCTGGGATGAGCAGGGAAGAGAGGATACAGTTCAACTCAGATGTCAGAGGGAGTGTTGATGGTAAGGTttgaggaaagaggagaaaatgtGATATAGTGTCTTGCAGAGTTAGAAAGCGGATTTACTAGAAAGTATGTTGTGATTATCTGACAGTGTTAATTATCTACTTGAACTGAACCTTAAATCTTAACGTCTAAAACTTGATTGTACTTGTTTACCATTTGTCGCCACTAATAGCCTGAGGGCTGGGAATAAGTTATCTTGTTCTTCCACTTATACAACACTTTATTGTTAATGCCTGAAATAGACATTTAATAGTTTATGTGCTGGTTTAATAGTTATTGTGCACATTAGTAATGTCCAGTATGTAATTAGTATGTTAACAAGGAGCACAAGAATGAAATCTGGACTGGAGATACATATTTGGGAGTCATCGACTCAGGGTGGAAAGCATGTGTAGTTAAGAGACCAAGGTAATGTAGAGATAAGGGGAGTATATGAAGAGTCAAGAAAAGAAGTCTAAAGGTAAAACTCTTTGGAAAATCCTATTTTAATGGCCAAAGAAGACTGAGGACTACTAGCCAGAGAATTAGGAGGAATCCAAGGCGATAGAGTGTCAGAAATAGTCAAGAAGGTGATAGTGAACAGTGTCAGAAGCCTCAGAGGAGCTGATGAGAATTGAACACTAAGTGAAAGGTCTTAGTGCATAAAAACAATTTTCATCAGAGTGCTTGGGTAGAGCTAGATTGTGGTAGGTTAATGAGTGTCATGAAGTAAAGAATAAGAGGCAGTGAGTATATACACTGCATCTTTTCAGATGGttgactgaaagaaaagaaaaaaggagcaaGATGGGATAGTAAGTAGAGAGCTCTTTTTTGTCCCCTTCATTCTGTAATCCTAATGTATAACAAAGGTGCTCactaaatatttgaatgaatgaagagggatccaaagtgttttattttgtgtgaCAATTGGGAGTATATAAGCAACTGTTCACGTGAGGAATAAGAGAAGCCAATGGTGAGGAAAAGGCTATAAATTCAAAGGAGAGAGGGGATCATTGATAGAACAAGTTTCTGAGACCAGAAAAGGGTCATCAGTAGGAGTTTTATTATCCAGCAAACAGGAAGCAGTTCCCTTGTTCTTCCCCACAAATGTCTGTAGCATTGAGGACTTTTAAATGAGGTTGGATATCTTTGTTTACCTGTAGTGACTAAAAATCTGGATTTTGTAGTAGTGTAGtagtagtgaagtcgctcagtcgtgtccaactctttgcaaccccttggactgtagcctaccaggctcctccatctatgggattttctaggcaagaatactggattgggttgccatttccttgtccaggagatcttctcgacccagggattgaacctgggtctcccacattgtaggcagacgctttaccatctgaaccaccatggaagtcctggATTTTGTAATAGCCTCTTATTAGTTCCTACTAACAGCCCTCCCTATAACCAGCATCCAGTTGCTTTTCCCAAGAGCATTCCATTTTCATTAATGTCAGATTACAGTTCTTACTCTTGGTGTATAAAaattatgtatctttttttttttagaatgtatTATGAGACAATTTTTCAAATAGTAGCTCTCTTGCCTCTGATTATAATGATAACCCATTATCTTTCATTTTAGATTCGACTTCCACCAGAAGTAAATCGGATTTTGTATATAAGAAATTTGCCTTACAAAATCACAGCTGAAGAAATGTATGATATATTTGGGAAATATGGACCTATTCGTCAAATCAGAGTGTGAGTCTTACTGAAACTTTTGAAATGTCATTTAGAAAAATGATTGTGTAATTTATAATCTCAGAATTAACAGCTGACAGAGGGCCTTACCAAGAGGCTAGAGACCCTCATGATCCAACTCATTGAAAGCCAAGAATGGTAGTTGTGAAATTATAGAGAGCATGAAGTAGTAATGAGTGGTTTGAAGGCAACAGATGGGAAGAAaaagaattgacattttttatataGCTACTATTTTAAAGAAGTATTCTACTGTGGTTACTCTTAATTTTCTCAACAGTCTTTACTGTCTCCTTTACTGACTCCAAAATTTCTGAGTAAGTTGTGTAAAGAGATataaaagtaacagaaaaatgttttttttttttttcaactacacCTTTCTATTGAAGATTTAGAAGTATAGGGCAAAGTAATTATAAATCCATGTTTTAATTTAATCTAAAGATTGGGGCTTCAGATGATATCTGTTGAACATCTTCTGTATGCCATTTGTCCTAATAGGTGCTTTTATTTGCATCACTGACACTACAACCCTGTGTGGAAGTGATAGGGTGTCTGTTTCACAGGTGAGGCTACTAAAGCTCAGAGAGTAAAAGTATCAGTACTTTTCAAGTTTCACCCAGCTCTTTAGGGATAAAATCTTGTGATTCTAAATTGAATCTCTGCATAGTACCACAGCTGCTGTCCTTTTAACTAGTATACGTGAGCAAATTAACTAGGAGTCCATCTAAGAGGATTTCTAAAGGTTTTATTTTCCATTGGAATTCTTTTATGACTTGACAGTTCCTTCTTGGCTTTTAGAACTCTGTGAGATCTTGAGGATTCTCCTTTTCAGTGATCACTGTTCTTCCAAAAAGTAAACGAAGAGCTAGAAATGTACCATCATTGGTACTcagaagtgaaatgaaaatgaagtgttacAGACCAATTGTCTTTTtaaggaactctttttttttttccaaatttgataaaACTTTTGGGCCCTTTCTGCAGAATACACACAACATTTTACGTGATTTCAGTGGGTACATGAGCTCTAGGTTAAGAACTCCTGTTTGAGACATACAAGAATGGTATCCCTTGACTTGGGGTTCAGGAGACAAGATTCTGCTTCAGAATGAGTCATGTGACTCTAGACAAATTGCCTGGCTTTTTCCTCACATAGAAGATAATCTGAATGGATAGTGCCTTTCAGCTTTTAACATGGAGGCAGTATGATAACCTAGGTTCAAATACTCACTGGGTACTTGCTAGTCATATGAAACAACAAAATAGTTAACCTTCTGGAGTTTATCTATGATATAAAATCTTTCTAGAAGAATTTCCCAGAGGATCAAATTAGATAGTTCACACTTTGAGTATTTCCTTCCCAATGTGCATCAGCTACCCCCTCTCCGTGCTCCCATAGCTGCTTCTCTTAGTTGTCATATGGTTTTGCTGTTGACTGTGTGCTCACTTGTGGCTCCTGCCAGCCTTTGGATTCTTCCAGGGTAGGTAACCATATATTCTTTTCACTTATGTTGACAACTCTTGTTGTGCCTGACACATGCTAAGCACCCGGTGCCTGtaagtaaatgaataatataGAAAGTGGCAGTGTATTTATGAAGGTATAACAAAATTTATTCATAGTACACAATTAAGAGATTAGTGGAGTTAAGTCAATATAAAGATTGCAGAGTAGCTCAGGGCCTTAGAACTCTCAGTCCGCTGTCTGGGATGGATTTCCACCCAGCTCATCTCATTTCTGGCTCCTCATTCTTCAGATCTCAGCTTTAATGCCAGAGTGGTTTTCCTAGACCACCCTAGCTAAAGTAACCCCTATCTTCCCATTAATCTCTCATTAACTGCAACTGTTTTACATCTATTTACATAATATCTTTCTCCTGCATGAAAAGAGCCCCTTGAAGGAAGGGATGATGCTCATCTTTTTCACTATTGGATTTCCAGCACCTGTCACGTAGAAAGAACGCTAtgtatatttgttgaataaattcaTAAAAGTTTGGTGTGCAAGAACTTGGGTCTAAGTTACTGATTGAGGAACAGATGTTTCCTATCCTGTAGCTGTGGGCATGCTCTGTGGCACCCAGCAGTAGGGTGAGTGGCCTTCTCAGTTTGCCCAGAGCCAAGGAGTTTTCTGGGACAGTGGACTTTCAGTGCCCAGACCTGGACAGTCTTGGGCAAACCCGGCTGATTTGTCAGCTTACCTGGCATGTAGCAGACTCTCTgtgctttgaattttttaaagctctttcatacttgttacatcttttgttttttaaaaccatgTGTGAGGTAGGATGTCACTATTTGACACATGAAAacagctgaagctcagagaggttgttCCATGAGTAGATCTCCTTACTTTTACTTTAAGCTTTTACCATTGATCAAGAAAATAATGttgcaggaattccctggtgatccagtggttaagatccaagctctcactgctgaggaccCAGTTTTagtccctgttcagggaactaaaatcctataaattgtgtggtgtggccaaagaaagaaaatactgttgACTCAGCACCTAACATATATTAATAGTAGGTaccaagtatatatttttaattaaaattacaatGTAGATTTCAAGATACTAGGTTGATAATTAGGGGCTGGGGCACTTGAGATGGAGCATCTTTAAAATGGGTTTAGTGCCTGTCGTGCTTCTACTTCCTAAGAAGATgtaagaggaaaaagagagatgCTCTTGTTTTGTTAGCTTCCTGGAAAAAAGATGTGTGTGAGAACTGATAGGAAAAAGTAGATCTCCATCCTTCAGATGCCTATTAGCACTTGCTGTATGCATAGCAACTGTaggagtaaaattaaaaaaaaaaaacatttatttgccCTTTTGgaacttaaatttttactttttttttttaatggttttattccaaaataaaaattaagtggaCTTATGGGGAAAATCTTTGGGacagtgtttttttcctttgagtatTCCCCAATATTTCAAAACTAAGCATTCTTGAAAATGGTTAAAAGTCAGAAGTTGTTACTTTCAGTGAGTAAAGAGTATAATAAAATTCTTCATCAGGCCCATGCAGTCTGACAAAGTGAGAGCATTCTATGGTCCTGGCACCCTTCAACCCCCTCAGCCCCCTACACCTCTCCCTTTTACAGGAAGCACAAGCTCTGACCAGGGCCCAGAACTGTAGTCTCATCCTAGATCAAATCTAGGCAGGTGCCTCCCCTTCCCGTGGGCCCACTGCCTTCCCTTGACCCTGTGCAGTCACCGTGGCAGTTGATAAACCTTATTGTGCAGTTGCGTTGGGTGGCTGGAACTCAGATGAAGGCAAGGGGATATCCATCTTTAGCTTACCGGAGCATAAGCTGAATAGGACCTCTGCCCGCTGTCCCCACTCATAAGTGCATGGCCATCTGCCACCTGCAGTTTGTTGCTCCTCACGCTTCTTCCCTAGCTGCTCCCCTAACTGAAGCTGTGTGAGGAGAGGAGGTGGCAGCCCTATAGCTTCCCTACACAAGAAGCAGCTCCATATCCATGAGCTTCTGTGTTCAGCCACCTGCCAGCATTCTTCTCTGACTCACAGGTACCCCACCAACAAGGACACTTCAAACCCAACCCCTCCAGAAAcccagcccttttccctggctaCAGAGGGCTGTGTAATGCATAAAAGTGCAGATGTTAACTAAAAGTGAATGTCTGAAGGTTAGCAGTTGAATCTTGTTTTGAAAGGACAAAGAATCTTCTAAGGAAAATGGAAGAAACTACATTAGCTCTCTCTTTACATCGGAGGACACCTGTCCTGGTCATAAAGGATGGTGGTTGACTGTTTTTAATTTTGCCATCTTCTTGGTAGGGGCTTCCTTCCAACCCCACTCCTGCCACagacacaaaatttatttttatggattttATAAGCTTTAGTAAAATACTACCCAGAAACGTTTGTTCGCTACATTGATGGAGAATGTCTTGTGTTTAAGAATTGGAACTAAAATTAGAGTGAGGGAGAAAATCAAAATCTTTAGAAACAAGGGACTAGTGTGGTAAATAACCAAAACGTGTTGTTTCTGTTACATAAATGGACATTAAGAAAAGCTGCATCCTAGACATCCTTGGTAATAACAGCTATCACTCCTAAGGTACTATACTTACCAGTGTAAGACTAAAAATTGATTCTTAGTATGAGCAGTAGGAGAGTGAACATGAGGACTGCTCTCTCTTAGTAGGGTAGTGAACATGAAGACTGAACATTTCAAGCTGGTTCTTTGCTGCTCTTGTTTTAGTAACCATATTAGTATTCTTAATATAGTAAGTTTCATCTGAGATATGGTACTTAAAAATTACCTAATTCAAGAAATTAAAGGCTTATTCAGCATACCTGCCATAATATCTATTTCCCCTAAAGGTTTTCAGgtaaatgtgtattttaattaaGTCCAATTCCACTTTGTAGGGGGAACACACCTGAAACTAGAGGAACAGCTTATGTGGTCTATGAGGACATCTTTGATGCCAAGAATGCATGTGATCACCTGTCAGGATTCAATGTTTGTAACAGATACCTTGTGGTTTTGTACTATAATGCCAACAGGGTAAGTACAGCCACAGTTCTCATCACTTGGGGAACCCATGTAAGAGTTCGTGGAGGGTTGTACCATTAGGGGAGATGTATCTCCAGAGTTCTTTTCTAGCTAGTGCTATTGGTAAAATTCATTTGACTGTAGGTTGGTAACTGTTAACTTTTGTCCTTACTACACTTTCAGGCATTTCAGAAGATGGAcacaaagaagaaggaagaacagTTGAAGCTCCTTAAGGAGAAATATGGCATCAACACAGATCCACCAAAGTAAACGTTTTCTGCATTTTCACTTTGGACTAAAACCCGTGAATGAccaccactattttttttttttttaatgctgaatattGTGATTTCTTATTTGAGATTGAAAAAGACCCACTTGAAACTGATATATGTTagaatatattatgttaataaaCTTGTAGCTTTTGGTAAAACATGTCAGTGTTTTCTCAAAATTTTTCCTATATTATACcaggaaaaaaagataataataaaacagcAATTGAACCATATCAAGAATTATTCAGTAGTAGGTGGTCCTAGAGACCGAGCTTCTTAAGAATGGGGACCTTTTGATACTCTCAATACCACCAGTGACCAATCCAGTGCTTAGCCATCAGGGGAACTTATTAAGAGCATTGTTCCTTATTGAATGTCTATTAATAATGAAATCTACATAATAACTCAGTGAAGGTAggtatctccattttgcagataaggaaaccaaagtTTATCattttgagtgaatgaataaaatgttttttgaCATCAACTACTTATTAACCACATGAGTACATTTGAATGATACTTGGTTTACAGTTAGTGAAATGCCTTTGTCAGTTATTGGTACCCTTGTCCTTAGAGGTTTATTCTAGAAATGGTCATTCAGATGGTAATGCATTGTTAGAAGCGTGAGAGCAAGCTGCCAGGGTGGTGGTATTTGTTGTTACATGTCTAAGCTGTATTTATGTATTCTTTCCCTTTAGTTAATAAGTGTCTGTGTATATTTTGGACCTTAGCTCATAGTATATCTTTGccataaataaaatacttaatgcTTAGTCTTATAATCACAAACTCCCATGGCATGGAAATAGTATGTTTATTACCATATTCATCATAGCTCAGCAGCTTGGAGGAGAtagctataattttctttttatagtgtAGGCATGGGCCAAATGGAGAAACATGGACTAATTGTTTTGTATATAACTATAACCCAAAATCAATTTGAAATGTACAAGCACTGAATCATTTAAATGGACAAAGCCTATTCTACTTTTAAATGCATTTAGCTTTGAAATCTATCATTACTGTAAGAAAATAGactattttatactttttgtacTGTCTTCTCAAAGCCTACTATTGAAAATCAAGAAATAATTGTCTTATTTATTAACTCTGTCTGAGTGCTTTTTGAAAGCACTGTCAAAGAGTAGAAAAGAGTCATTTATTTCTAAGAAGGGCAGGCAGATGACAAAGGAGCCGCAGCTATAATTTTCTCGTGGATGCTTTTATGAGTTCCTTATTTTTGTAATGCTCAGTGTGCTTttagatatttataaatataaaaagaattttctaaaaGACTTTTGTAAGGAGAAAACAAATTAGACCTACTTAGAGTGTGGTTTGTCTACAGACTGACTTGCCCCTAATATAAGTTGTTTTAAATTAGTAACAAGGGGGAATTCCTGACAGTTATAACTGGTCTATCATTTGGATTATATATCTGTTAGTTGAATTCCATGACCTAAAgttaagagttttttaaaaatgccctCTAATTGGAAATTTTTAGCCAGTTCCAGTTACGTTACAAGAACATTAATTCAGGGGACACATCCCGAGCCCCTGCTCTGTTCTCTGTAGTGAAATGCTGAGGACATAGTTATAGCCAGTCCTCTGCACCACGCATTGAAGGCGTGGTTTCTCAAAATGCTTTTAAGAGTACAAGGAAtcgagacttccctggcagtccagtggttaatacttcaccttccaaggcaggggatgtgggttcgatttcCGGTCTGAGAGCTAAGATCCACATGttttgtgaccaaaaaaaaaacaaaacagaacataaaacagaagcaatattgtaacaaagacttttaaaatggtccttatttaaaaaaaaattcttaaatccagggggacatggaagccacctggGGAGCTTAAAAAAAAGGGAATGATTGTGTtcatgtgcatgtatgtacacacacacatgtgccagAGCTGCTTTACATCCATGTAGGTTAGGTTTCAAGTTTCCAGGAAAGATTTTGTATGAATAGAGAATTCATTGACTGGAAGTTTGAAAATGACTGACACAACATATATTTCATCATCACCTTCTTGCTTAACAACTTTTGGTGGCTTGCACAAGATGATGCCCAAACCCTTGTCATATTGCATCGCAATTTTCTGTGTTATCTTTTAAGAGTGTCAGTAAAGCAGGGCCTGTGAAGCCTAGCGCCCTACCCTCTCCACGTGCTAGCTAGTAGGTATTTGCTTTTATTCCCCCCTCCTCTTAGTGTCTCCTGTTACCGCCTCGGCTATGAGTACTCTAGACTGAGATCATTTACTTGGTTCCATAATGGGCACCTGAAATGGTCCTGGTGCTATTTTTAGTTACCTTATTGGTGTCACAGCAGAAAACATGATGATAATCTTTTATACAGGCTGACTTCTGAGGAATTCTCATAGGCCTTTTGTACCACTGAGGAAAGCGAGGAACCAAGACGTTCTGAAGGAAACACCCCAGAAAGGAGTGAGGGTAGCACCTTCTGACTGGTCTGGTCCCAGCATAGAGGTAAGCACAGGGACTGGTGACTGAAAGCAAAGTAGCccctttctcatttcattttctccatcttaAAGCACTGCTTCTTCATTAGCTCATGAGTCCTCAGCAGAGGAATACAGCCAGGACATTTTGGAGACAAAAGGGTTCGATAAAATAGCCAAAATGTATCATATCACATACATGACACATTTTGTGATTTGTTACCAACAAGTCTGTGAAGGAAACTTAACAGCACTTGCCCCTCCCTCCGTCTTGAAACAATTCTAAGACACCAGTGACAGAAGAACCCTGACGATGGCCAAGAGCTTTTCTCACTCATGCCAACTAAAAAATCTCTTAGCCACATTGCCATGGGCTCTCCTGACATACATAACCCATATCAATCAGCGGGCTGGTTTTAAAACCTAACTGGAAATTCCGGTAAGTTATAGTAAAGGCAGATGAAACTATTAATaagcagcatgctgctgctgctaagtcacttcagtcatgtctgactctgtgtgaccccatagatggcagcccaccaggctcccatccctgggattctccaggcaagaacactggagtgggttgctgttgccttctccaatgcatgaaagtgaaacgtgaaagtaaagtcgctcagtcctgtccgactcttagcgacccatggaacgcagcctaccaggctcctccatccatgggattttccaggcaagagtactggagtggggtgccattgcctttcccaATAAGCAGCATAGATAGAAACAAGTTCAGAATCATATATTCTTCTCAGAAGTAATGCTCCAGTGTAAAGTTAGAGCAAATCTAGATGAAAATAAGTACATACTTATTATCACAAGTAATGTCCCACTTATTATCACAAGTAATGTGAGTGAGTGTATGGCTTTGAAGCATAACACATCATCATTTCTTTAGATGCACAAAGTGCACTTTTCCATCTTTTCCAAGAAGGGAGTGCATCTCTTTAAGTCCAAATGTAGATTTCATGATCGATGACCTGAAGTGCTCAAATCCAGCATTTGATGACTAAGCTATGGGGTTTGGACAAAATGTATTCCTTCAGTTACAGTTACTCAGAAGAGGATTCTGAGCCTGTGAAAGAAGTGGCAAGCAATACCTACTTTGTAGGGCTgcttagtggagaaggaaatggcaacccacttcagtattcttgcctagagaatcccgtagacagaggagcctggtgggctgctgttcatggggtcacacagagtcagacatgactgaagtgacttagcagcagcagcagcagcagcagcagggctgctTAGAAGGTTGGtggtagtttttattttaaaattagaaaaaaataagactagAACAAGGCCCACTAAGTACAATAGGTACATCAGAGTGGTATGTATGCTACATAAACTTTTGAAAGTTCACTTCATGCACTTTGCTTTTAGGAAAGACCTACATGA
Proteins encoded in this region:
- the SF3B6 gene encoding splicing factor 3B subunit 6 codes for the protein MAMQAAKRANIRLPPEVNRILYIRNLPYKITAEEMYDIFGKYGPIRQIRVGNTPETRGTAYVVYEDIFDAKNACDHLSGFNVCNRYLVVLYYNANRAFQKMDTKKKEEQLKLLKEKYGINTDPPK